The following coding sequences are from one Neurospora crassa OR74A linkage group I, whole genome shotgun sequence window:
- the fkr-4 gene encoding FK506-binding protein 4 has protein sequence MAPLMPVAVFGLEVPPGEILIPAASEFPAIIHITMAALDPTKAPEADGQGNIPALPRSTLKIIKATGHDHDDDDEEEDEYLQSLLGGGDSDDEANGGPSDPSKSKKAKQEAAIKKLMAATQEESDEEMEDAKPNGKKGKGKGKASESDEEESDEESDCCGDDDLQLEDYVVCTLDTERNYQQPINITIGEGEKVFFCVQGTHSVYLTGNFVVPEDDEEDSEDDEDESDDEDYDFPLGGEDDDSDDMSDELDELDGTPRVKEITSEDEEEEAPKLVDTSKKGKKRPAEDDAEGLDAMISKDDKKLSKKQQKKQKVEEAKKEEPKKETKSDKKVQFAKNLEQGPTGPAKDKLENKKPTSTVKVVQGVTIDDRKVGTGRAAKNGDRVGMRYIGKLQNGKVFDSNKKGAPFSFKLGKGEVIKGWDIGVAGMAVGGERRLTIPAHLAYGSRALPGIPPNSTLIFDVKLLEIK, from the exons ATGGCCCCCCTTATGCCTGTCGCCGTTTTTGGCTTGGAGGTTCCTCCTGGCGAGATCCTCATTCCCGCCGCCTCTGAGTTCCCTGCTATC ATTCACATCACCATGGCCGCCCTCGATCCCACCAAGGCTCCTGAGGCTGACGGCCAAGGCAACATTCCCGCGCTCCCCCGCTCGACCCTGAAGATCATCAAGGCCACTGGCCACGAccatgacgacgatgatgaggaggaggatgagtaCCTCCAGTCcctcctcggcggcggcgactcTGACGACGAGGCCAACGGTGGTCCCAGCGACCCttccaagtccaagaaggccaagcagGAGGCTGCCATCAAGAAGCTTATGGCTGCTACCCAGGAGGAGTCtgatgaggagatggaggatgcCAAGCCCAAcggcaagaagggcaagggcaagggcaaggccaGCGAgtccgacgaggaggagagcgacGAGGAGAGCGACTGCTGCGGCGATGATGACCTCCAGCTTGAGGACTACGTTGTCTGCACCCTTGACACTGAGCGC AACTACCAGCAgcccatcaacatcaccatcggcGAGGGTGAGAAGGTCTTCTTCTGTGTCCAGGGTACCCACTCTGTCTATCTCACCGGTAACTTCGTTGTTcccgaggatgacgaggaggacagcgaggatgatgaggatgagtccgacgacgaggattACGACTTTCCCCTTGGtggcgaggatgacgatTCCGACGATATGAGCGACGAGCTCGACGAGCTCGATGGCACCCCCCGTGTCAAGGAGATCACCtcggaagacgaggaggaggaggctccCAAGCTTGTCGACACCagcaagaagggcaagaagcgCCCCGCCGAGGACGATGCCGAGGGTCTCGATGCCATGATCTCCAAGGACGACAAGAAGCTCAGCAAGAAGCaacagaagaagcagaaggttgaggaggccaagaaggaggagcctAAGAAGGAGACCAAGTCCGACAAGAAGGTCCAGTTCGCCAAGAACCTCGAGCAGGGCCCTACTGGCCCTGCCAAGGACAAGCTTGAGAACAAGaagcctacctctaccgtcaAGGTTGTCCAGGGCGTCACCATTGATGACAGGAAGGTTGGCACCGGCCGTGCCGCCAAGAACGGTGACCGTGTTGGCATGCGCTACATCGGAAAGCTCCAGAACGGCAAGGTCTTCGACT CCAACAAGAAGGGTGCCCCGTTCTCTTTCAAGCTCGGCAAGGGTGAGGTGATCAAGGGTTGGGACATCGGTGTTGCTGGCATGGCTGTCGGTGGTGAGCGTCGTCTCACCATCCCCGCGCACCTTGCCTACGGCAGCCGTGCCCTTCCCGGCATCCCCCCCAACAGCACTTTGATCTTCGACGTCAAGCTCCTTGAGATCAAGTAG
- a CDS encoding WD repeat protein — translation MPKARASPAGTAAEPPHPKRRRLPDDDANSMPRYSSPAEDMNRDEDTTEYPGRSRAHRPLARRDRLPTSPNRTRDASASRSRSRSGRSRTRSTSPRSDEDEQQRRYRSRSSTSSRESRSRTSSRSRSRSYSRSITRSRSPRSRSRTRSRSRSSSIRDRSRSVSPSRFQGRRPSKSHAEQLRPNYRPRLELSGHTAAISQVRISPDGKWIASASADGSVKIWDATTGNNLDTLIGHMAGVSCLAWAPDSNTLATGSDDKAIRLWDRVTASPAHACGDESNRGQGPREYIRGGSQLARTARGGRTGMGPLLGHHNYVYCLAFSPKGNILASGSYDEAVFLWDVRAGRLMRSLPAHSDPVSGIGFCCDGTLVVSCSTDGLIRIWDTSTGQCLRTLVHEDNPAVTNVCFSPNGRFVLAFNLDNSIRLWDYVSGTVKKTYQGHKNSGFSIGGGFGVVTDNKDTQDDYRHGNIGKPFVVSASEDGDIVMWDVVTKQIVQRIEKAHEGVCFWVDVNGDTMVSSGQDCTIKVYKNVRRKKHDRRLKFDKPNGISAIDGTNGHGNGRGIEINEAMGDDDL, via the exons ATGCCCAAAGCCCGGGCTTCACCTGCAGGCACAGCTGCTGAGCCGCCTCACCCCAAACGCCGTAGACTTCCAGACGACGACGCCAATTCGATGCCGCGATATAGTTCACCCGCCGAAGACATGAACCGCGACGAAGACACAACAGAATACCCAGGTCGATCTCGTGCCCACAGGCCGTTAGCGCGCCGCGACCGTCTTCCTACAAGCCCAAACAGGACCAGGGATGCAAGCGCAAGtcgaagcagaagcagaagtgGGAGGAGCAGAACCAGAAGCACCAGTCCCCGTTCTGACGAAGACGAACAACAACGGCGATACCGCTCCAGGTCATCAACTAGCTCTCGCGAATCGCGGTCCAGAACCTCATCGCGCTCGAGGAGCCGCTCGTACTCGCGCTCTATAACTCGATCCCGATCTCCTCGCTCTCGATCTCGCACGCGGTCACGGTCCCGATCAAGCTCGATACGCGACCGCTCCCGTTCTGTATCGCCTTCTCGCTTCCAGGGCCGCCGTCCCTCCAAGTCACATGCCGAACAGCTTCGACCAAATTACCGACCCCGCTTAGAGCTGAGCGGCCACACTGCTGCCATCAGCCAGGTTCGAATATCACCAGACGGAAAATGGatcgcctccgcctccgccgatGGCAGCGTCAAGATCTGGGACGCCACCACGGGCAACAACCTCGATACCCTCATAGGTCACATGGCCGGAGTCTCATGCCTGGCATGGGCACCGGACAGCAACACTTTGGCTACCGGTTCAGATGACAAGGCCATCCGCCTCTGGGACCGGGTGACCGCCAGTCCCGCCCACGCTTGTGGGGACGAAAGCAACCGTGGCCAAGGACCACGAGAGTACATTAGAGGTGGCAGCCAGCTTGCTAGGACAGCACGCGGAGGTAGAACAGGAATGGGTCCGCTACTGGGACATCACAACTATGTTTACTGCCTCGCCTTTTCGCCAAAAGGGAATATTCTGGCCAGCGGGAGTTATGACGAGGCCGTATTTCTGTGGGATGTGCGAGCTGGTCGGTTGATGCGAAGCTTGCCCGCTCACAGTGACCCAGTGAGCGGCATCGGCTTTTGCTGTGATGGGACACTGGTTGTCAGTTGCTCTACGGATGGACTCAT TCGCATATGGGATACCTCCACCGGCCAATGTCTCCGAACGCTCGTCCACGAGGACAATCCCGCCGTCACCAATGTTTGCTTCAGCCCGAACGGCCGCTTCGTACTCGCCTTTAACCTCGATAACAGCATTCGTCTTTGGGACTATGTTTCCGGAACCGTCAAGAAGACATACCAAGGCCATAAAAACAGCGGCTTTTCTATAGGCGGAGGTTTTGGCGTGGTGACCGACAACAAGGATACACAGGACGACTACCGGCATGGTAATATAGGCAAGCCATTTGTCGTGTCAGCCAGTGAAGACGGAGATATTGTAATGTGGGATGTGGTGACGAAGCAAATCGTACAGCGTATCGAGAAGGCCCACGAGGGGGTCTGTTTCTGGGTGGATGTCAACGGCGACACCATGGTAAGTTCTGGGCAGGATTGCACCATCAAGGTTTACAAGAATGTGCGGAGGAAAAAGCATGACCGCCGGTTGAAATTTGACAAGCCGAACGGCATCAGCGCGATCGATGGGACAAATGGTCATGGCAATGGCAGAGGGATTGAGATCAACGAAGCCATGGGTGACGATGACCTATAG
- a CDS encoding inositol phosphosphingolipid phospholipase C, translated as MPSDTSSTNKNTLTTSDDFAHQEPYKPSVTMAELPTEISIVTLNCWGLKYISKLRRERLTEIGRQLAIADPQPQIVALQECFCHEDYLTIRRETRYILPYGKFYFAGAFGGGLAILSKWPIEESTMYRYPLNGRPTAFWRGDWYVGKGVACAKIRYGPGPKHIIEVFNTHTHAPYESGPNDSYICHRTSQSWEISKLLRGAAERGHLVLGLGDFNMLPLSLEHQIVTSHAPVQDVWRVLHPDSSVGPAYHHAEKARGRAVPTAEFNILENCATSDGPFNTWRWLPKQQKRLGIGKPVVTVDPSTPDLRGKRLDYIFAGAGDVAANGGGWVVKRAAVGMMMRHPELGCSLSDHFAVEATLKFVPLKQQRDENNNSPFSNSHQTIKPTTTLLNDADNHLIQTGTCLQEPSSQGTSIAEADTDTDTDDNLTYTKQLLAFNSPPPRLPPSDYDQILSLIHKYVARERSQLKWRAYHFFSWLGVSIGCLIAVWFVPRNFVAFILMLVSTLGLVAGTLDGLMSLLFFRSELRALKEYEFEILTAKALAEGKTPVVQQAGTGEDVDAGKQW; from the coding sequence ATGCCATCTGACACCTCTTCTACTAATAAGAACACGTTAACCACATCGGACGACTTTGCTCATCAAGAACCATACAAACCCTCAGTCACGATGGCCGAGTTGCCCACCGAAATCTCCATCGTGACGCTCAACTGCTGGGGCTTGAAATACATATCCAAGCTTCGCCGCGAGCGTCTTACAGAAATCGGCCGCCAGCTCGCCATCGCTGACCCGCAGCCCCAGATAGTTGCGCTTCAGGAGTGTTTCTGCCACGAGGACTACCTAACCATCCGGCGCGAAACCCGCTACATCCTGCCATATGGCAAGTTCTACTTTGCCGGCGCCTTTGGCGGCGGTCTGGCCATCTTGTCCAAGTGGCCGATTGAGGAGAGCACCATGTACCGCTACCCGTTAAACGGACGACCCACAGCTTTTTGGCGTGGCGACTGGTATGTTGGAAAGGGCGTTGCATGTGCAAAGATCCGGTACGGCCCGGGGCCAAAACACATTATCGAGGTCTTCAACACACACACTCACGCCCCTTACGAATCCGGCCCCAACGACTCATACATCTGCCATCGCACCTCTCAGTCCTGGGAGATCTCCAAACTCCTCCGCGGCGCCGCCGAGCGGGGCCACCTCGTCCTCGGCCTGGGCGATTTCAACATGCTTCCCCTGTCCCTCGAGCACCAAATCGTCACCTCTCATGCGCCTGTGCAGGACGTCTGGCGCGTTCTCCATCCTGACAGTTCCGTCGGCCCAGCCTACCACCACGCCGAAAAGGCTCGGGGGCGGGCCGTCCCCACGGCCGAGTTTAACATCCTCGAGAACTGCGCCACCTCCGACGGGCCATTCAACACGTGGCGCTGGCTGCCCAAGCAGCAGAAGCGGCTAGGTATCGGCAAGCCGGTGGTGACTGTCGACCCGAGCACGCCGGACCTGCGCGGAAAACGGCTGGATTACATCTTTGCTGGGGCTGGGGACGTGGCGGCTAATGGCGGGGGATGGGTAGTCAAGCGTGCGGCGGTtgggatgatgatgcggcATCCAGAGCTGGGGTGTTCGTTGAGTGATCACTTTGCTGTTGAGGCGACGCTCAAGTTTGTTCCTTTAAAGCAGCAGCGTGAtgaaaacaacaacagcccttTTAGCAACAGTCATCAAACCATcaaaccaaccaccaccctcctcaatGACGCCGACAACCATCTCATCCAAACGGGCACCTGCCTCCAGGAACCATCATCTCAAGGCACCAGTATCGCCGAGGCCGAtaccgacaccgacaccgacgaCAACCTCACCTACACAAAACAGCTCCTTGCCTTCAACTCCCCACCACCTCGCCTACCGCCCAGCGATTACGACCAAATTCTCAGTCTAATTCACAAGTACGTAGCCCGCGAGCGGTCGCAACTCAAGTGGCGAGCGTACCACTTCTTCTCATGGCTGGGAGTTTCGATCGGGTGTCTCATCGCGGTATGGTTCGTCCCACGCAACTTTGTTGCCTTCATCCTCATGCTCGTCAGCACGCTGGGCTTGGTGGCCGGTACGCTAGACGGTCTGATGTCGCTTTTGTTTTTCAGGAGCGAGTTGCGGGCGCTGAAGGAGTATGAGTTCGAGATCTTGACGGCCAAGGCGCTGGCGGAGGGCAAGACGCCTGTCGTACAGCAGGCTGGCACTGGGGAAGATGTTGATGCCGGCAAGCAATGGTGA
- the stk-21 gene encoding serine/threonine-protein kinase cbk1, with the protein MSGAVFRAVAEPTIIHRKHLKGRIPFPQSPPASPITGDVDTESSKNSLTNSNSNPSMSPEISTAQSSLDSRFYSSPPGNSYFKSVGTRASEKKKHLQRHQHPVLNCAHAKRRGVNTLSSPESNLTTIQETALDQTSPSVLTVERAAAAKIYLETYFDELLNPGPCPRSIRLHLLETHLINCGALDGKVSPSEITAVRADFFRRESEHLRKTRVLKVRSTLALVAQRGAPEASLEQDWDVLKILGKGSFGVVRLVREKSQYRDEGPNGRSETWSEASSKQVYAMKVIRKSDMLRTSQEGHLKAERDFLVASEGSKWIVPLIASFQDAANLYLVMEYMPGGDFLGLLIRENILHESVARFYVAEMILCVEAAHALKIIHRDIKPDNFLISASGHLKISDFGLAFDGHWSHDASYFNCHRYSLLNKLGIHIEGDDQDKAEGRSLQATMKWASGIMTGIDKHEKKTTDDGEPLLSWRNRCGNRTSAMSVVGTSQYMAPEVIEGKKYDARHMTKQNILRYKETFHFPRQPAVSARCQQLITSLIDNRENRLCSKRYRFKDLINMSMTAQSANLGTTGGPSVGTSSYGHHRKQQPESAAPRDFAGRYVFPYDAEDIKAHRWFRGVPWERLHEIDPPYIPHLRGPDDTHYFDDEDPISDWSNSSEESEPEDPSPTNLSSPVISDPYGSSSPISPTTPSMLGSLKDLSIGSRPPNPKRKTTSVAKQALQGFRRDVEKWALTAIATPYDRNRLHNLDSQIDERFADLASEDREMLKQFVRVYGKKDRKRPRDKLLRDKNTKAVVMDVRKRTAFMGYTWRRMNHDGNGAVRKGLERIWPNVGSFASDGNPRGEDGTFDADGVAFGGSGGYTESVPANHVGYEWEEDRAAAVKALRKGRLSWL; encoded by the exons ATGTCCGGAGCAGTTTTTCGTGCAGTAGCAGAACCGACAATCATTCATCGAAAACATTTGAAGGGACGAATCCCG TTTCCTCAGTCCCCGCCGGCATCACCAATTACAGGAGACGTGGATACTGAATCCAGCAAGAACAGTCTTACAAatagcaacagcaacccaaGTATGTCTCCCGAGATCTCGACCGCTCAGAGCTCCTTAGATTCCAGATTCTATTCATCACCCCCCGGCAATTCTTACTTTAAAAGTGTTGGTACAAGGGCTtctgagaagaagaagcattTACAACGTCATCAGCACCCTGTCCTGAATTGTGCGCATGCCAAACGCCGCGGCGTCAATACACTCTCTAGTCCTGAAAGCAATCTCACTACAATTCAAGAGACTGCTCTAGATCAAACGTCTCCTAGCGTACTGACTGTCGAGCGGGCAGCCGCGGCCAAGATTTACCTTGAAACTTACTTCGATGAGCTGCTGAATCCCGGCCCCTGCCCGCGGTCTATTCGTCTTCATTTGCTTGAGACGCATCTGATCAACTGTGGTGCCTTGGATGGTAAAGTGAGCCCTTCGGAGATAACAGCTGTGCGTGCGGATTTTTTCCGTCGAGAGAGCGAGCATCTACGCAAGACTCGCGTACTGAAAGTCCGCAGTACCCTCGCACTCGTGGCGCAACGGGGTGCCCCTGAAGCCAGCCTTGAACAGGATTGGGATGTCTTAAAGATTCTGGGTAAAGGCAGCTTTGGGGTGGTACGACTCGTTCGGGAAAAATCCCAATATCGTGATGAAGGTCCCAATGGCCGCTCTGAAACTTGGTCCGAAGCTAGCAGCAAGCAGGTATACGCCATGAAGGTTATACGAAAGTCAGACATGCTTCGGACTAGCCAAGAGGGTCATCTAAAAGCCGAAAGGGACTTTCTTGTTGCATCTGAAGGCTCAAAATG GATTGTGCCACTCATCGCAAGCTTCCAGGACGCTGCCAATCTCTATCTTGTCATGGAGTATATGCCGGGTGGTGATTTTCTCGGACTTTTGATTCGGGAGAACATCCTACACGAGTCTGTAGCACGATTCTACGTTGCCGAAATGATACTATGTGTCGAGGCGGCACATGCGCTCAAGATCATTCATCGTGATATCAAGCCGGACAACTTTCTCATCTCTGCCTCAGGTCATCTGAAGATCAGTGACTTCGGGCTGGCATTCGACGGTCACTGGTCGCATGACGCCTCATACTTCAACTGTCACCGATATAGCTTGCTCAACAAGTTGGGCATCCACATCGAGGGTGATGACCAAGACAAGGCCGAAGGTCGCAGTCTGCAGGCCACAATGAAATGGGCAAGCGGTATTATGACGGGGATCGACAAGCACGAGAAAAAAACCACAGATGATGGAGAGCCCCTTCTTAGCTGGCGTAATCGATGCGGCAACCGCACTTCTGCTATGAGCGTTGTCGGCACTAGCCAGTATATGGCGCCAGAAGTCATTGAAGGGAAGAAGTACGATGCTCG ACATATGACGAAGCAGAACATTCTC AGATACAAGGAGACATTCCATTTTCCACGTCAACCTGCTGTCTCTGCAAGATGTCAGCAACTGATCACGTCGCTTATAGACAACAGAGAGAACAGGCTCTGCTCTAAACGCTATCGCTTCAAAGATCTCATCAACATGTCTATGACCGCCCAATCAGCCAATCTGGGAACCACAGGAGGACCCAGTGTAGGGACGAGTTCTTATGGCCATCACCGGAAGCAGCAGCCCGAGTCGGCAGCTCCACGAGACTTCGCCGGACGTTACGTATTTCCTTACGATGCTGAAGACATCAAGGCGCACAGGTGGTTCAGGGGAGTTCCTTGGGAAAGGTTGCATGAGATTGATCCCCCATACATACCGCATCTACGAGGCCCTGATGATACTCATTatttcgacgacgaggatcCTATCAGCGATTGGAGCAACAGCAGCGAGGAATCAGAGCCGGAGGATCCCTCACCGACAAATCTTAGCTCTCCGGTCATTTCAGACCCATACGGAAGCTCAAGTCCCATCAGtccaacaacaccctctATGCTTGGATCTCTCAAGGACCTTAGTATAGGCAGCCGTCCCCCCAACCCCAAACGAAAAACGACTTCTGTGGCTAAGCAAGCTCTTCAAGGCTTCAGGCGTGATGTTGAGAAGTGGGCTCTCACGGCCATTGCAACTCCGTATGACAGAAATCGCCTACACAATCTTGACTCGCAAATTGATGAAAGGTTTGCCGATCTGGCTTCGGAAGATCGGGAGATGTTGAAACAGTTTGTGCGGGTCTATGGAAAGAAAGACCGAAAGAGGCCCAGGGACAAGCTGTTGAGGGACAAGAACACCAAGGCAGTGGTCATGGatgtgaggaagaggaccgCCTTTATGGGCTACACTTGGCGACGGATGAACCACGACGGTAACGGGGCGGTGAGAAAGGGCTTGGAACGGATTTGGCCCAACGTTGGTTCCTTTGCGAGCGATGGGAATCCCAGGGGCGAAGATGGCACATTCGATGCTGACGGTGTTGCATTTGGCGGTAGCGGTGGTTATACCGAAAGTGTTCCTGCGAATCATGTTGGCTATGAGTGGGAAGAGGATCGCGCCGCTGCTGTGAAAGCTTTACGCAAGGGAAGACTGAGCTGGCTCTAG
- a CDS encoding tyrosine-protein phosphatase CDC14: MAPSSRHSSNLGQIIEYIPDRLYLASYSEPPTEHTLFPYPDPEPRSPRKRSQRTIDQVTERKKPYYFTVDDTLLYNAFHHDFGPFHIGHLYRFALQFHEILGAKENKDRPVVFWSRADPRSRANASCLLACYMVLIQSWPPHLALAPVAQVDPPLMPFRDAGYSQADYGITVQDVVYGVWKAKEEGCCVLETFDLDEYEKFERVEHGDFNWITPNFLAFASPQHTPVAPTPEGTEQWSLLPKTLAAVDAHPTLPQPFKNVLRHFSERDIGLVVRLNSQLYNPSYFEALGINHIDMIFEDGTCPTLSTVRKFIRMAHETISRKKGIAVHCKAGLGRTGCLIGAYLIYRHGFTANEVIAYMRFMRPGMVVGPQQHWLHLNQGIFREWWIEERVERRLRKEMAAAAAAAAQANGTAHPSTPVRAVSKTSLGRSSSKNGVSTPSNRGSVRTPLGEIDRESARDNHIGVQEDYLPAPTPGQPRKTQRGAVDRQKGYGRGPIQTTVEEEPVPMTEVTTEVITVHKSSRGPSSEEEWNLRRSRRRQSAAPTSPGQPPERSVTHQTATTKTTVYQVMDNDASNDIENIGTAAARIKAHDHAPRTSSASGVLTKIRGNTSAKRHPPGSVREAGVRKTSGRVGSIGNSTTSPAAVSAMRKISGM; the protein is encoded by the exons ATGGCTCCTTCCTCCAGACACTCCAGCAATCTGGGGCAAATCATCGAGTACATTCCCG ACCGATTGTACCTTGCATCTTACTCTGAACCTCCTACCGAGCATACCTTGTTTCCCTACCCGGATCCTGAACCACGGTCCCCGCGCAAGCGCTCTCAACGAACAATCGACCAGGTCACGGAGCGTAAGAAGCCATACTACTTCACTGTCGACGATACTCTTCTATACAATGCCTTCCACCACGATTTTGGCCCGTTCCACATCGGCCACCTTTACCGCTTCGCCCTGCAGTTCCACGAAATTCTTGGGGCCAAGGAGAACAAAGACAGGCCGGTAGTGTTCTGGAGCAGGGCCGATCCACGCA GTCGTGCCAATGCCTCTTGTCTACTAGCTTGCTACATGGTTTTGATCCAATCGTGGCCTCCGCATCTAGCTCTTGCGCCGGTCGCCCAGGTTGACCCCCCTCTAATGCCGTTCAGAGACGCCGGCTACAGCCAGGCCGACTACGGCATCACGGTTCAGGACGTTGTGTACGGCGTTtggaaggccaaggaggaaggcTGCTGCGTGTTGGAGACATTCGACCTTGACGAGTACGAAAAGTTTGAGAGAGTTGAGCACGGCGACTTCAACTGGATTACACCCAACTTCCTGGCATTTGCCTCTCCTCAGCATACCCCGGTTGCTCCCACCCCCGAGGGGACCGAGCAGTGGTCACTTCTGCCAAAGACCCTAGCCGCCGTCGACGCACATCCTACGCTGCCGCAGCCCTTCAAAAATGTTCTCAGGCATTTCTCGGAGCGAGACATCGGCCTTGTCGTCAGGCTGAACTCGCAGCTCTACAATCCCTCATACTTTGAAGCCCTAGGAATCAACCACATCGACATGATCTTTGAGGACGGAACATGTCCTACCCTTTCGACCGTACGGAAATTCATCCGCATGGCCCATGAAACCATCTCTAGGAAGAAGGGCATTGCTGTTCATTGCAAAGCTGGCCTCGGCCGAACAGGCTGCCTCATCGGTGCCTACCTGATCTACCGACATGGATTTACAGCAAACGAGGTCATTGCCTACATGCGCTTCATGCGCCCAGGCATGGTCGTAGGGCCTCAGCAGCACTGGTTACATCTGAACCAGGGCATCTTCCGGGAGTGGTGGATTGAGGAGCGGGTTGAGCGGAGGCTGCGCAAAGAAATGGcagccgctgccgccgccgccgctcagGCTAACGGGACAGCGCATCCCAGCACCCCTGTCCGTGCCGTGTCGAAGACGAGTCTTGGTCGTAGCTCTAGCAAAAATGGCGTGTCCACACCCTCTAACAGAGGATCAGTTCGGACACCGCTAGGCGAGATCGATCGGGAGTCGGCGCGTGACAATCATATCGGCGTACAAGAGGATTACCTCCCCGCACCTACGCCAGGACAGCCAAGGAAGACGCAGCGGGGCGCAGTAGATCGCCAGAAAGGATATGGCCGGGGACCTATTCAGACCACTGTGGAGGAAGAACCCGTTCCCATGACAGAAGTGACAACCGAGGTGATCACAGTTCACAAGAGCTCAAGAGGGCCGAGTTCAGAGGAGGAATGGAATCTTCGAAGATCTCGGCGAAGACAGTCTGCTGCTCCAACTTCACCAGGACAACCCCCCGAACGGTCTGTCACCCACCAAACCGCTACCACGAAAACGACTGTTTATCAAGTCATGGATAATGATGCATCGAACGATATCGAGAACATTGGTACTGCCGCAGCACGAATCAAGGCCCATGACCACGCTCCACGCACTAGTTCCGCGTCTGGAGTTTTGACCAAGATACGAGGCAACACTAGTGCGAAACGCCATCCACCTGGGAGCGTCAGAGAAGCTGGTGTTCGAAAGACGAGTGGACGAGTTGGGAGTATAGGGAACTCGACAACCAGTCCGGCCGCTGTATCGGCAATGCGTAAAATAAGTGGGATGTGA